From a single Nicotiana tomentosiformis chromosome 2, ASM39032v3, whole genome shotgun sequence genomic region:
- the LOC138904489 gene encoding uncharacterized protein — MRFSELARHAIWLVPTERELIRRFIDGLSYQLRFVMTRENTLGIRFNEVIDIARRLELVRSQEHEEREAKMPRGLGGFSGVSSGGQSHHNRGRPYRPAQMAHPVHRGALVSHGSYSARSGQSSFSALPTQSSHHASSSQASTGNFLSYQEQQLRQRRGCFECGDLSHLKMDCPRLLSGVPQQSSRLMISAPAATPPTQGIWQLEATLEGEADQVVVRLDSMPFLPGHRPLHQMQ; from the coding sequence atgagattttcagagttggctcgtcacgcgatctggttggttcccacagagagggagctgattaggaggttcattgatggcctcagctATCAATtgcgttttgttatgactcgggagaatACATTAGGTATTAGGTTTAACGAGGTGATTGATATTGCTCGACGACTAGAGTTGGTCCGTAGTCaagagcatgaggagagggaggctaagatgcctcgtggtttgggtggtttcagtggtgtttcttctgggggtcagtcccaccacaacaggggtcgtccttataggcccgctcagatggctcatccGGTTCATCGTGGAGCATTAgttagccatggttcttacagtgctcgttcgggtcagtcatcattcagtgcattaccaacgcagagttctcaccatgctTCATCTTCCCAGGCTTCTACAGGCAATTTCTtgagttatcaggagcagcagctccgtcagaggaggggttgtttcgagtgcggggacttgagtcatctcaagatgGATTGCCCTAGACTGTTGAGTGGGgttccacagcagagttctcggctGATGATATCGGCACCAGCAGCTACACCACCCACTCAGGGGATCTGGCAGCTAGAGGCCACCCTAGAGGGAGaagccgatcaggtggtggtcaggctcgattctatgccaTTCCTGCCAGGCCATAGGCCGTTGcatcagatgcagtga